The Syngnathus typhle isolate RoL2023-S1 ecotype Sweden linkage group LG3, RoL_Styp_1.0, whole genome shotgun sequence genome window below encodes:
- the LOC133151174 gene encoding uncharacterized protein LOC133151174 has translation MAEIQQPFYNAPLGLSDHCLVHLIPAYRQKLKTSKPVVRTVRKWTVESRQDLQACFVCTDWGAFEAATSDLHELTDTVTSYISFCEDLCVQTKTFCTYNNDKPWFTPNLRRLRKVKEEAYRSGDRELFRQTRNTLNREVRKARRCYGENLKRHLSANPDPSTVWKGLQSITGYKKRTTRPVESPRLANQLNKFYCRFDRSSHTTGPPATQSTYSPLPTTAPSTPLSSLSPTHSLAEAAPALQVREEEVRQMFRRQKTRKAPGPDGVSPSCLKVCAEQLAPTFARIFNRSLELCEVPSCFKSSTIVPVAKKPAITDTFKFLGTTISRDLKWTGHIDSVRKKAQQRLYFLRQLKKFNLPRELLKTFYTAIIQSVLCTSITVWFGSASKQDKHRLQRTIRTAEKIIGINLPSIQDLYLSRTRNRARNISTDPSHPGCSLFELLPSGRRYRARYAKTSRHRDSFFPQAVALMNSHHS, from the exons ATGGCAGAAATCCAACAGCCCTTTTACAATGCAC ctttaggactatcggaccactgtctagttcatctgatcccggcctacaggcagaaactaaaaacttctaagcctgtggtgaggactgtgaggaagtggacagtggagtcaaggcaggacctccaagcctgctttgtctgcaccgattggggagctttcgaagctgcaacttcagacttgcatgaactcactgacactgtcacatcatacatcagtttttgtgaggatctgtgtgtgcagactaagaccttctgcacgtacaacaacgacaaaccttggtttacaccgaacctcaggaggctgcgcaaagtcaaggaggaggcctacaggagcggcgaccgcgagctgttcaggcagaccagaaacacgctgaaccgagaggtcagaaaagccaggaggtgttacggggagaacctgaagagacacctctctgccaatcctgatccctcaacggtgtggaaaggtctgcagagcatcacgggctacaagaaacgaaccacccgtcctgtagagagcccaagacttgctaaccagctaaacaagttctactgcaggtttgatcggtcctcccacacaacgggacctcctgcaacacaatctacatactcacctctccccacaactgctccgtccacacctctatcatcgttgtcacccactcactctcttgcagaggccgcgcccgcactccaggtccgcgaggaggaagtgcgccagatgttccggagacaaaagaccaggaaggcaccgggcccagacggcgtgtcaccttcctgcttgaaagtctgcgctgagcagctggcgcccacctttgcacggatcttcaaccgttctctggagctgtgtgaggtgccctcgtgcttcaagagctccaccatcgttccagtagccaagaagcccgccatcacag acaccttcaagttcctgggaaccacaatctctcgggacctgaaatggaccggccacatagactctgtccggaagaaggcccagcagaggctgtacttcctgagacagctcaagaagttcaacctgccgcgagagcttctgaagaccttctacactgccatcatccagtctgtcctctgcacctccatcactgtctggtttggatcggcctccaaacaagacaagcacagactacaacggacaatcagaactgcagaaaagatcattggaatcaacctcccatctatccaagacttgtacctgtccaggaccaggaatcgggcaaggaacatctctacagacccttctcacccgggttgcagtctgtttgaactactcccctccggacggcgttatagagctcggtacgccaaaaccagcagacacagagacagcttcttcccccaggctgttgctctgatgaactcacaccactcatag
- the LOC133151860 gene encoding zinc finger protein 260-like, with protein sequence MEQKFFCTKKEEEEPERPCQKEDGEDSCDIKKEEEDTCEMPLTGVLVKCLDEAQREVSKGAEPPSCSSNPHMTREGDGDHCGASRAAPPSDSDDGLSHVPADDDDDDSQNKHRQCSHCGICFAHTSSLKQHMRMHTRKKNFSCSDCGKKFSQRGHLNRHTRTHTGEKPFSCSVCGQTFSQRAGLNVLTRIHTGEKPFSCSVCGQMFSQRGNLNMHTRIHTGEKPFSCSVCGQKFSRRGHLNSHTLTHTGEKPFSCSVCGQTFSQRAGLNVHTRIHTGEKPFSCSVCGQMFSQRVHLNMHTRIHTGEKPFSCSVCGQTFSQRAGLNVHTRIHTGEKPFSCSVCGQMFSQRGNLNMHTRIHTGEKPFSCSVCGQMFSQRVHLNMHTRIHTGEKPFSCSVCGQKFSRRGSLNMHTRIHTGEKPFSCSVCGQKFSRRGHVNSHTLTHTGEKPFSCSVCGQKFSERGNLKKHTRIHTGEKPFSCSVCGQTFSQRAGLNVHTRIHTGEKPFSCSVCGQMFSQRGNLNMHTRIHTGEKPFSCSVCGQMFSQRVHLNMHTRIHTGEKPFSCSVCGQKFSRRGSLNMHTRIHTGEKPFSCSVCGQKFSRRGHVNSHTLTHTGEKPFSCSVCGQKFSERGNLKKHARIHIGEKPFSCSVCGQKFSRKHHLKKHARIHTGEKPF encoded by the coding sequence atggagcagaagtttTTTTGCACtaaaaaagaggaggaagagccggagCGGCCTTGTCAGAAAGAGGACGGAGAGGACTCCTGCGAcatcaaaaaggaggaggaagatacctgcgagatgccattgactggtgtACTTGTGAAGTGTTTAGATGAGGCTCAACgtgaggtgagcaaaggggcggagcctccaagctgcagctcaaATCCACATATGAccagagaaggtgatggagaccactgtggggCATCACGAGCAGCTCCACCATCAGATAGTGATGACGGGTTGTCACATGttcctgctgatgatgatgatgatgactctcaaaacaaacacaggcaatgttctcactgtggaatttgttttgctcataccagtagtttgaaacaacacatgagaatgcacacaagaaagaaaaacttttcctgTTCAGATTGTGGCAAaaagttctctcagaggggacatttaaataggcacacaagaacccacactggcgagaaacctttttcatgctcagtttgtggccaaacgtTCTCTCAGCGGGCAGGTTTAAATGTGctcacaagaatccacactggcgagaaacctttttcatgctcagtttgtggccaaatgttctctcagaggggaaatttaaatatgcacacaagaatccacactggcgagaaacctttttcatgctcagtttgtggccaaaagttctctcggaggggacatttaaattcacacacattaacccacactggcgagaaacctttttcatgctcagtttgtggccaaacgtTCTCTCAGCGGGCAGGTTTAAatgtgcacacaagaatccacactggcgagaaacctttttcatgctcagtttgtggccaaatgttCTCTCAGAGGGTacatttaaatatgcacacaagaatccacactggcgagaaacctttttcatgctcagtttgtggccaaacgtTCTCTCAGCGGGCAGGTTTAAatgtgcacacaagaatccacactggcgagaaacctttttcatgctcagtttgtggccaaatgttctctcagaggggaaatttaaatatgcacacaagaatccacactggcgagaaacctttttcatgctcagtttgtggccaaatgttCTCTCAGAGGGTacatttaaatatgcacacaagaatccacactggcgagaaacctttttcatgctcagtttgtggccaaaagttctctcggaggggaagtttaaatatgcacacaagaatccacactggcgagaaacctttttcatgctcagtttgtggccaaaagttctctcgGAGGGGACATGTAAATTCacacacattaacccacactggcgagaaacctttttcgtgctcagtttgtggccaaaaattctctgagaggggaaatttaaaaaagcacacaagaatccacactggcgagaaacctttttcatgctcagtttgtggccaaacgtTCTCTCAGCGGGCAGGTTTAAatgtgcacacaagaatccacactggcgagaaacctttttcatgctcagtttgtggccaaatgttctctcagaggggaaatttaaatatgcacacaagaatccacactggcgagaaacctttttcatgctcagtttgtggccaaatgttCTCTCAGAGGGTacatttaaatatgcacacaagaatccacactggcgagaaacctttttcatgctcagtttgtggccaaaagttctctcggaggggaagtttaaatatgcacacaagaatccacactggcgagaaacctttttcatgctcagtttgtggccaaaagttctctcgGAGGGGACATGTAAATTCacacacattaacccacactggcgagaaacctttttcgtgctcagtttgtggccaaaaattctctgagaggggaaatttaaaaaagcacGCAAGAATCCACattggcgagaaacctttttcatgctcagtttgtggccaaaaattcagtCGTAAGCATCACTTAAAAAAGCatgcaagaatccacactggcgagaaacctttttaa